In Ammospiza nelsoni isolate bAmmNel1 chromosome 20, bAmmNel1.pri, whole genome shotgun sequence, one DNA window encodes the following:
- the GPR107 gene encoding protein GPR107 isoform X3 — protein MSVNVSNLSLNPEPGPDEKDSLLVGFSLDRTRNDGFSTYLDEEVDYCILNKTPEPDVSVVILLLDIQHEVVKVQFSSKAASLLPKIVFVSEENGTALNTKLLKTSELSSDSDRSPQKTSENTGNEDKESKRSTTSSKDMIEQQHPVRHVQGIFSFQFYFNISSDKQEGLYSLYFHKCVREKGPANDQQLFSLDIDVTEKNPESYLSAGEIPLPKLYISMALFFFLSGTVWIHILRKRRNDVFKIHWLMAALPFTKSLSLVFHAIDYHYISSQGFPIEGWAVVYYITHLLKGALLFITIALIGTGWAFIKHILSDKDKKIFMIVIPLQVLANVAYIIIESTEEGTTEYGLWKEILFLVDLLCCGAILFPVVWSIRHLQEASATDGKAAINLAKLKLFRHYYVMIVCYIYFTRIIAILIKIAVPFQWKWLYQLLDEMATLVFFVLTGYKFRPASDNPYLQLSQDDEDDLEMEAVVTTSGVMEGMKKVKKVVNGSAEPQGEWESTA, from the exons CTTGAACAAGACTCCAGAGCCAGATGTCTCTGTTGTAATTTTACTTCTGGACATCCAACATGAAGT TGTGAAAGTACAGTTCTCTTCAAAAGCTGCTTCTTTGTTACCTAAAATTGTATTTGTATCTGAGGAAAATGGTACTGCCTTAAATACCAAGCTGCTAAAAACTTCTGAACTGAGCAGTGATTCTGATAGAAGTCCTCAAAAGACCAGTGAAAATACAGGTAATGAAG ATAAGGAGTCCAAACGAAGTACAACATCCTCCAAG gacATGATAGAACAACAACATCCTGTACGCCATgtccaaggaattttttcatttcag TTCTATTTTAACATCAGCTCGGACAAACAAGAAGGTCTCTACAGCCTGTATTTCCATAAGTGTGTTCGTGAGAAAGGGCCAGCTAATGATCAGCAGCTGTTTAGTCTTGAT ATAGATGTTACGGAAAAGAATCCTGAAAGCTACCTCTCAGCAGGTGAAATCCCACTGCCAAAACTTTACATTTCCATGgctctcttctttttcctgtctGGGACTGTATGGATCCACATACTTCGGAAACGCAG AAATGATGTCTTTAAGATCCACTGGCTCATGGCAGCCCTTCCTTTCACCAAATCATTGTCCTTGGTCTTCCACGCG aTCGACTATCACTACATCTCTTCTCAGGGATTCCCCATCGAGGGCTGGGCTGTTGTTTATTACATCACTCACCT ACTGAAGGGAGCTCTTCTGTTCATCACTATTGCCCTCATTGGCACAGGCTGGGCTTTCATTAAACACATCCTGTCagataaagacaaaaaaattttCATGATTGTCATCCCACTTCAG GTGCTGGCAAACGTGGCCTACATTATCATAGAGTCAACAGAGGAGGGGACAACTGAGTATGGACTGTGgaaagaaatccttttcttggTGGActtgctgtgctgtggagcCATCCTGTTCCCAGTGGTATG gtCAATAAGACATTTGCAAGAGGCTTCAGCAACAGATGGGAAAG CTGCCATTAACCTAGCAAAGCTGAAGCTCTTCAGACATTACTATGTCATG atTGTGTGTTACATTTACTTCACACGGATCATTGCAATTCTCATAAAGATTGCTGTTCCATTCCAGTGGAAATGGCTGTACCAG CTGCTGGATGAAATGGCCACTCTGGTGTTCTTTGTCCTCACTGGGTACAAGTTCCGTCCTGCATCAGACAACCCTTACCTACAGCTCTCtcaggatgatgaggatgactTGGAGATGGAAGCTGT GGTGACAACTTCAGGAGTAATGGAGGGCATGAAGAAAGTCAAGAAAGTGGTGAATGGTTCAGCAGAGCCTCAGGGCGAATGGGAGAGCACAGCATGA
- the GPR107 gene encoding protein GPR107 isoform X4 yields the protein MIEQQHPVRHVQGIFSFQFYFNISSDKQEGLYSLYFHKCVREKGPANDQQLFSLDIDVTEKNPESYLSAGEIPLPKLYISMALFFFLSGTVWIHILRKRRNDVFKIHWLMAALPFTKSLSLVFHAIDYHYISSQGFPIEGWAVVYYITHLLKGALLFITIALIGTGWAFIKHILSDKDKKIFMIVIPLQVLANVAYIIIESTEEGTTEYGLWKEILFLVDLLCCGAILFPVVWSIRHLQEASATDGKAAINLAKLKLFRHYYVMIVCYIYFTRIIAILIKIAVPFQWKWLYQLLDEMATLVFFVLTGYKFRPASDNPYLQLSQDDEDDLEMEAVVTTSGVMEGMKKVKKVVNGSAEPQGEWESTA from the exons ATGATAGAACAACAACATCCTGTACGCCATgtccaaggaattttttcatttcag TTCTATTTTAACATCAGCTCGGACAAACAAGAAGGTCTCTACAGCCTGTATTTCCATAAGTGTGTTCGTGAGAAAGGGCCAGCTAATGATCAGCAGCTGTTTAGTCTTGAT ATAGATGTTACGGAAAAGAATCCTGAAAGCTACCTCTCAGCAGGTGAAATCCCACTGCCAAAACTTTACATTTCCATGgctctcttctttttcctgtctGGGACTGTATGGATCCACATACTTCGGAAACGCAG AAATGATGTCTTTAAGATCCACTGGCTCATGGCAGCCCTTCCTTTCACCAAATCATTGTCCTTGGTCTTCCACGCG aTCGACTATCACTACATCTCTTCTCAGGGATTCCCCATCGAGGGCTGGGCTGTTGTTTATTACATCACTCACCT ACTGAAGGGAGCTCTTCTGTTCATCACTATTGCCCTCATTGGCACAGGCTGGGCTTTCATTAAACACATCCTGTCagataaagacaaaaaaattttCATGATTGTCATCCCACTTCAG GTGCTGGCAAACGTGGCCTACATTATCATAGAGTCAACAGAGGAGGGGACAACTGAGTATGGACTGTGgaaagaaatccttttcttggTGGActtgctgtgctgtggagcCATCCTGTTCCCAGTGGTATG gtCAATAAGACATTTGCAAGAGGCTTCAGCAACAGATGGGAAAG CTGCCATTAACCTAGCAAAGCTGAAGCTCTTCAGACATTACTATGTCATG atTGTGTGTTACATTTACTTCACACGGATCATTGCAATTCTCATAAAGATTGCTGTTCCATTCCAGTGGAAATGGCTGTACCAG CTGCTGGATGAAATGGCCACTCTGGTGTTCTTTGTCCTCACTGGGTACAAGTTCCGTCCTGCATCAGACAACCCTTACCTACAGCTCTCtcaggatgatgaggatgactTGGAGATGGAAGCTGT GGTGACAACTTCAGGAGTAATGGAGGGCATGAAGAAAGTCAAGAAAGTGGTGAATGGTTCAGCAGAGCCTCAGGGCGAATGGGAGAGCACAGCATGA